The Mycolicibacterium smegmatis genome has a window encoding:
- a CDS encoding LLM class F420-dependent oxidoreductase has translation MPTGVMLRINPSAANAIDGLIADARRAHDIGVKQIWLAQQADIDAIAAAGLIGAAVPGLGVGTAVVPINPRHPLVISAAAQTAQAAAHGNFTLGLGLGARVIEHYAFGIDRTNTVNRLHEYLQVLRGAFERGDANFRGAEYSIELQWPVQVAGGTPIPIYVAAMGPKALRITGEYADGTLPYLAGPRTLSEFIVPTINDAAEAAGRPQPRVTAMVPVVLSDDAETARRTAAEQLAFYATIPSYQKVIAREGISDLTELAALGSPDQVREKLQSYLDAGATDVVLSPLQVEQNDLEELWAVAASL, from the coding sequence ATGCCGACCGGAGTGATGCTCAGAATCAACCCTTCCGCCGCCAACGCCATCGACGGTCTGATAGCCGACGCGCGCCGCGCCCACGACATCGGGGTCAAGCAGATCTGGCTGGCCCAGCAGGCCGACATCGACGCGATCGCCGCGGCCGGTCTGATCGGCGCCGCGGTACCGGGATTGGGCGTCGGGACCGCTGTGGTGCCGATCAACCCGCGCCACCCGCTGGTGATCTCCGCGGCCGCCCAGACCGCGCAGGCCGCCGCGCACGGAAACTTCACGCTGGGGCTCGGCCTGGGCGCGCGGGTGATCGAGCACTACGCGTTCGGCATCGACCGGACCAACACCGTCAACCGACTGCACGAGTACCTCCAGGTGCTGCGCGGGGCATTCGAAAGGGGCGACGCCAACTTCCGCGGTGCCGAGTACTCCATCGAATTGCAGTGGCCCGTCCAGGTGGCCGGCGGCACGCCGATCCCGATTTACGTTGCGGCCATGGGGCCCAAGGCCTTACGCATCACCGGAGAGTATGCCGACGGAACCCTGCCGTACCTGGCGGGTCCACGCACGCTCAGTGAGTTCATCGTGCCCACCATCAATGACGCCGCCGAGGCCGCGGGCCGCCCGCAACCACGCGTCACCGCGATGGTGCCGGTCGTGCTGTCCGACGACGCCGAGACCGCCCGCCGGACCGCCGCCGAACAACTCGCGTTCTATGCGACCATCCCGTCGTACCAGAAGGTCATCGCCCGCGAAGGGATCAGCGATCTCACCGAGCTCGCGGCGCTGGGCTCGCCCGATCAGGTGCGTGAGAAGTTGCAGAGCTACCTCGACGCCGGGGCCACCGATGTGGTGCTCAGCCCCCTGCAGGTCGAGCAGAACGATCTGGAGGAGCTCTGGGCCGTCGCCGCGTCGCTGTGA